Proteins from a genomic interval of Candidatus Bealeia paramacronuclearis:
- a CDS encoding helix-turn-helix domain-containing protein: MKLFLDIHDTLLLESFKEVMTQIETYSLVQTEDEAEIILTDQGKDYSNPKICVVDTSAPLNFDLLLQSIQKKMTASLVTFSHFLYNPRLRHLHNEVSQKLTLLTEKEGALLLYFLKYKGEEVSRETLIKDVWGYKEGVDSHTLETHIYRLRQKIEEDPKSPEILITTPGGYTLQP, encoded by the coding sequence ATGAAGCTTTTTCTCGATATTCACGACACCCTCCTTCTGGAAAGCTTCAAAGAAGTGATGACCCAAATTGAAACGTATTCTTTGGTGCAAACAGAAGATGAGGCGGAAATTATTCTGACCGACCAGGGGAAAGATTATTCCAACCCTAAGATCTGTGTTGTTGACACATCCGCCCCCCTTAATTTTGATCTTTTGCTTCAAAGCATACAGAAGAAGATGACAGCAAGTTTGGTGACATTTTCTCATTTTCTCTACAACCCGCGCCTGAGGCATCTTCATAATGAAGTTTCTCAAAAGCTGACACTTCTGACGGAAAAAGAAGGTGCGCTTCTTTTGTATTTTTTGAAATACAAAGGGGAAGAGGTTTCACGTGAAACACTCATTAAAGATGTTTGGGGCTATAAAGAAGGCGTCGATTCCCATACCCTTGAAACTCATATTTATCGCTTGCGACAAAAAATTGAAGAAGATCCCAAATCCCCGGAGATTTTAATCACCACTCCGGGGGGGTATACTCTTCAACCCTAA
- a CDS encoding porin, whose protein sequence is MKKFLLGSTALLGAALFVGEAKAAEAVAPAMSTPKLTISGQSTFNAWWFTNKQQKFRNDGDIGNGSALADVVNGVVPGTTPLTGDDSRGYGRGYLFTMDDSRLKFDVSGKTDPGMDYGFAVLVNTSTEQTSYDKTIKESYIWAGGSWGRLTFGNTDGVEDIMAFGGFDPLGGTGGFDGNFDRVVNFVTGTVTSIDLVGDTGKSTKVMYQTPRYYGFQGGISFTPQTGHQGEAKINSSRDYGKKGELNAFDRRSIAGGLNFLNKWNNGFELGLSGTAIFAKTQPEFTGANWAILDNTNTVIPGASGSANRKNTASFALGTMMRYAGFEFGFEYGNNGKSQQVKNFQSATGVKTNQGWFIDTGLAYNWGPTKFSVGYMYTKRKNAKLNANQTGFLSAKNRTNIISASIDHKLAPGAGVYFEYAHYDMKNEGFNVDAMLHNSLQTDGNFNLATGGSLTGPVGPKQKSDAFVLGTKVKF, encoded by the coding sequence ATGAAAAAATTTCTTTTAGGCTCTACGGCTCTTCTCGGTGCTGCGCTTTTCGTAGGCGAAGCGAAAGCTGCTGAAGCTGTAGCCCCAGCAATGTCAACGCCAAAATTGACAATTTCTGGACAATCCACTTTCAACGCTTGGTGGTTCACCAATAAGCAACAAAAATTCCGGAATGACGGTGACATTGGTAACGGTTCTGCCCTCGCTGATGTTGTTAACGGAGTCGTTCCTGGAACAACACCTCTTACAGGTGATGATAGCCGTGGTTATGGTCGTGGATATCTTTTCACGATGGACGACAGTCGCTTGAAATTTGATGTCAGTGGAAAAACAGATCCAGGAATGGATTACGGTTTTGCCGTTCTTGTGAATACAAGCACAGAGCAAACATCTTATGATAAAACTATCAAAGAAAGCTATATCTGGGCTGGTGGTTCATGGGGTCGCCTCACATTCGGTAACACCGATGGCGTTGAAGACATCATGGCTTTCGGTGGATTTGATCCATTGGGCGGTACAGGCGGTTTTGACGGTAACTTCGACCGTGTTGTGAACTTTGTGACAGGTACGGTCACTTCTATTGACCTCGTTGGTGACACAGGAAAATCCACAAAAGTCATGTATCAAACACCACGCTACTATGGCTTCCAAGGTGGTATCAGCTTTACACCACAAACAGGTCACCAAGGCGAAGCTAAGATCAACAGCTCACGTGATTATGGCAAAAAAGGGGAGCTCAATGCTTTCGATCGTCGTAGCATCGCTGGTGGTTTGAACTTCCTCAACAAGTGGAATAATGGCTTTGAACTGGGTCTTTCTGGAACAGCTATTTTCGCAAAAACTCAACCTGAGTTTACGGGTGCGAATTGGGCAATTTTGGATAACACCAACACCGTTATTCCTGGTGCTTCTGGCAGTGCAAATCGTAAGAACACAGCTTCTTTTGCTTTGGGTACGATGATGCGTTATGCAGGATTTGAGTTTGGCTTTGAATATGGCAACAACGGAAAATCACAACAAGTTAAAAATTTCCAAAGTGCAACTGGGGTTAAAACAAACCAAGGTTGGTTTATTGACACAGGTCTTGCGTACAACTGGGGTCCAACAAAGTTCAGTGTTGGCTATATGTACACAAAGCGCAAAAATGCTAAGTTGAATGCCAATCAAACCGGCTTCTTGAGTGCGAAAAACCGTACAAACATTATCTCCGCCTCCATCGATCATAAGTTGGCGCCAGGAGCTGGTGTGTACTTTGAATACGCACACTATGACATGAAGAACGAAGGCTTCAACGTTGATGCAATGTTGCACAATAGCTTGCAGACCGACGGTAACTTTAACTTGGCAACAGGCGGTTCCCTTACAGGTCCCGTGGGTCCAAAGCAAAAGTCTGATGCTTTTGTCTTGGGTACAAAGGTTAAATTCTAA